One part of the Vicia villosa cultivar HV-30 ecotype Madison, WI linkage group LG6, Vvil1.0, whole genome shotgun sequence genome encodes these proteins:
- the LOC131614699 gene encoding uncharacterized protein LOC131614699: MANNNIPSSDPFLLEHLIEDSTREVANRRRQEEPQHALAGQRRPRHETSQPGRQRVQNIQQLQGLQQVQNVEQNPPEGHVQNGEDEQARTHNGPERPQNENETDARDGHAASSFTHTSERQRTRHVEEEEQLDIPEGTDPITVRLLKELQKTNNLLRIQDDRIHELERKRRYRSPPKRRYRSRSYSSSRSPPRRHRRRSPSSSRSPPRRHRRRRSYSRSPPRKSRKNQRPEATEARSLSPKQGHQGPSKAVLKPRERPSPRDNRAGPNNDQERPRRGRHSTSPRPSDEEDFRSPLSEDIRRARLPRGMEKPPALDQPQNWHTGHNQS, encoded by the exons atggctaacaacaacatcccaagctcCGATCCCTTCCTCCTGGAACATCTGATCGAAGATTCCACCCGCGAGGTGGCGAATCGTCGTCGGCAAGAAGAACCACAACATGCCCTTGCCGGACAGAGAAGGCCGAGGCATGAGACCTCGCAACCTGGGAGGCAGCGGGTCCAGAACATCCAGCAGCTGCAGGGCCTCCAACAGGTCCAGAATGTCGAGCAAAACCCTCCCGAGGGAcacgttcagaacggggaagacgaGCAGGCCCGAACCCACAATGGACCTGAACGCCCCCAGAACGAGAATGAGACCGACGCCAGAGACGGGCACGCCGCTTCCTCATTCACTCACACCTCCGAGAGACAGAGGACCCGCCATGTAGAAGAGGAGGAACAGCTCGACATCCCCGAGGGCACTGATCCCATCACTGTCCGCCTGCTCAAAGAACTGCAAAAGACGAACAACCTCCTCCGAATTCAGGACGACCGTATCCAcgagctggaaaggaagcgacggTACCGCTCCCCTCCAAAGAGACGTTACCggtcacgctcctattcctcctcgcgctcacctcCGAGGAGGCACCGTCGGCGTTCCCCATCTTCTTCACGCTCCCCACCTAGAAGACACCGCCGTCGGAGATCATATTCCCGCTCTCCTCCAAGAAAGAGCAGGAAGAATCAGAGACCAGAGGCCACTGAAGCAAGAAGCCTCTCCCCCAAGCAGGGTCATCAGGGCCCCTCCAAGGCTGTGCTGAAACCCCGCGAGCGTCCCTCTCCTCGGGATAATCGCGCCGGTCCCAACAATGACCAGGAAAGACCCCGGCGAGGCAGACATTCAACTTCACCAAGACCGAGCGACgaagaggacttccgcagccctttgTCCGAGGACATCCGAAGAGCCCGCCTTCCTCGAGGGATGGAAAAGCCTCCGGCGTTGGACCA gccacaaaactgGCACACAGGCCACAACCAAAGTTAA